The following DNA comes from Pseudomonas sp. Tri1.
ATCGGTTCAATGCCATGAATAGCTCAACGACAACCGCCAAAGCCCCCATCGAACTCCAGCAACCGGCGCGCAAGACCCGCCTGGCCAACCCCGGCTGGTTCCTGGTAAGCCCTTCGGTCGCCTTATTGCTGCTGTGGATGATCGTGCCGCTGGGCATGACCGTCTATTTCTCGCTGATCCGCTACAACCTGCTCTACCCCGGCGAAAACGAATTCGTGGGGCTGGAGAACTTCACTTATTTCCTCACCGACTCGGGCTTCATGCCCGGCGCGACCAATACCCTGTTGCTGGTGGGCAGCGTGCTGCTGATCAGTATCGTGCTCGGGGTGTTGATCAGTGCGCTGCTGGAAGCCAGCGAGTTTTTCGGCCGCGGCATCGTCCGGGTGTTGCTGATCTCGCCCTTCTTCATCATGCCCACGGTGGGCGCGCTGATCTGGAAAAACCTGATTTTCCACCCGGTCTCGGGGATTCTCGCTGCGGTGTGGAAACTGTTCGGCGCGCAACCGGTGGACTGGCTGGCCCACTACCCGTTGCTGTCGATCATCATCATCGTGAGCTGGCAATGGTTGCCCTTCGCGATCCTGATCCTGATGACCGCCATGCAGTCCCTCGACCAGGAACAGAAAGAAGCCGCGCGCCTGGACGGTGCCGGCCCCATCGCGATTTTCTGGCACCTGACCCTGCCGCACCTGGCCCGCCCGATTGCCGTGGTGCTGATGATCGAGACGATTTTCCTGCTGTCGGTGTTCGCCGAGATTTTCACCACCACCAATGGTGGCCCTGGCTACGCCTCGACCAACCTTGCCTACCTGATCTACAACCAGGCGCTGGTGCAGTTCGACGTTGGCATGGCTTCGGCCGGTGGTCTGATTGCCGTGGTCATCGCCAACATCGCCGCCATCATCCTGGTCCGGATGATCGGCAAAAACCTCACCGACAAGCATTGAGGCCGTCGCCATGACTCTTCAACAATCCCGTCGCCTGCAAAGCCTGCTGCTGGGCACGTTGGCCTGGGCCATCGCGATCCTGATCTTTTTCCCGATCTTCTGGATGGTGCTGACCAGCTTCAAGACCGAAATCGACGCATTCGCCACGCCGCCGCAATTCATCTTCGCGCCGACGCTGGAGAACTACCTGCACATCAATGAGCGCAGCAACTACTTCAGTTTCGCCTGGAACTCAGTGGTGATTTCCTTCAGCGCCACCGCCCTTTGCCTGCTGATTGCAGTGCCGGCAGCCTACTCCATGGCGTTCTACGAAACCCAGCGCACCAAAGGCACT
Coding sequences within:
- a CDS encoding sugar ABC transporter permease, with amino-acid sequence MNSSTTTAKAPIELQQPARKTRLANPGWFLVSPSVALLLLWMIVPLGMTVYFSLIRYNLLYPGENEFVGLENFTYFLTDSGFMPGATNTLLLVGSVLLISIVLGVLISALLEASEFFGRGIVRVLLISPFFIMPTVGALIWKNLIFHPVSGILAAVWKLFGAQPVDWLAHYPLLSIIIIVSWQWLPFAILILMTAMQSLDQEQKEAARLDGAGPIAIFWHLTLPHLARPIAVVLMIETIFLLSVFAEIFTTTNGGPGYASTNLAYLIYNQALVQFDVGMASAGGLIAVVIANIAAIILVRMIGKNLTDKH